CAACCATAAAGTTGGTACATCACAGAAACAAAGGTCTTTGCAGGCAACACTGATCGGGAATAGCAAAACACTTGGttggtgaaaaaaatgaaactctaaattatatacaatatagCTAAGGGTGATATTGAAAAACAGTCTTATTTACGGTGACTCAAGATTTAACTTGCCATTATCTATTGCTTATTTATTCAGGGTTGTAAATAACACTTATATAGAGACATAGAGATGTGTAAAAATGAAACATtgtgaaaaaaatacaatttttcaatTTCATATGAAACTCAAAGTATAAGTTTTGTCCAATATGGAATGTACCTACATTTGTTTATATTAGGGCtctaaaatccatttaaaaattgttttttgtttttaaaaaagaaacagttgacCCACCATGCAAGTTCGCTGTGTATCTTGCTTGCTCAAAATGAGCATTTTCAGGTGAGGTCTGTTTTTTCTGCCCAAAGTCTAGTATGATTCCGTAGAAGTTGTACTGGCCCAATTGTGGAAAGAATTCCCATGAAGAGTCTGATGGCAGCATCTGGATGAGGGGCAGTCTGAGTAATGGAAAGTGAGTAGAGAAGAGGGAGGTAAGAGCCCAAATCCTTATGAAGGATGACATTCAGTTGTTAAATTTTAAGGGGTATCCAATGGCTTTTTCCAGGCACTCAACTAAAGAGCCAGCGGAAAGAAAATCCCTCTCTACTTCGACAAATTTGATATAGATGGATTTGGGGGAAACTCCAGGATCCACAATACAGTTCTGAGACAAAAACCCATTAATACCAACCCAATCTTTGCTGAAGGTTTTGGTATTTGcttggaaatgtaaaaataagcatTGCTGGAGAGTCCTGACCTCAGCAATCCCGAGGTAGCAATAGATTATTCGGGTGGGTTCGATTTCCACCTGTAATGAGGCTGGTGCTGACAGGGACTCCAAGTCAACCCGGCCCTCCTTTCCTGGGTCTAGGGAACGTCGCTCCATGTGGGGTGAGGGGGGCCTCTCAATACATTCTTCATAACCAATGGCATAAAGGCCTGGACTTTTGGGAATGCCTCCTGGTAATAAATATTGAACAACGTTCCCACCAGTTGGTTTGGAATGGGCGATGGGTATCCAGTCAATTTCCATGTGcagctccaggcaccgagcttcACTAATGGTGATCTCTAAAAATTTGTAGTAAACATTTTTCCAGTTCATTTTCTGCACGCGGGTCATAATGATCCGTCCCTCGGGCTTCTCGGAGTTGAAGTACTCCCGGAGTCGcttgcccaggggcacctgggagctgATCTCAGCATAATGGTAACGGATATCCTCTTTCCAACGGGTGTTATAACCAATTCCAAAAATGGCCAGTTTATTAGAAAGATGAAGCCTTGAAAAGTCTGTCCAGCTCTGAAACAGTTCCCATTTCAATTGTACTGATTCCAAAATCTGTACAATATTTTGCATGATGTCTCTCTTCCTGGAAAGAGAAACACAAGTCAAGTTCTTCAGGTGTCTAGATCAGCACTGTCCAACacaactttctgcaatgatgcaaatgttctacatctgtgctgtccaatatggtagccattagcaCTGAGAATGTGGCTAGTGTGAGTGAactattgcattttttttttgaactattacatttttaatcataatttgaaattaagtttaaatagccacatgtgactaatGGCTACCTTATCAGACAGTGCAGGTCTAGATAATCATAGTATTAAAATCTGAGAAACACTCTTTCTAGGAAATTTCTAGGAATTAATGACAAACTGCTTTCCATTACTTCTATAGTCTGGCTGTATTAAACCTAGTAACTATTGATACGTTAAGACCCTAGGGTTTCAGAAATCCAAGGatcaagagtttttaaaaattattattattaactccaCTAGTGTTAACatagtgtcatattagtttcaggtgtacaatatagtgattcaacaattccatacatcacccagtgctcatcacaagtgcactccttaatccccctcagctatttcacctatcccccacctacctcccctctggtaaccccttccctttgcttgtatgtttcttaaattccgcatatgagtaaaatcatatggtatttgcctttctctgagtgacttataaAGTGGCTGTTATAATGCACATGGTGGCCTTCAGACCTCAgtaccaaaagcagacaaaggaTGTTGTATTCAAAAAGGTATTCAGtatcaattaaaataatgaacagCTTAATTTCTAACCTGGAAATTCTTAAAGTTCAATAATTTTGGCCCATATGTGTTTGCTGTAGGAAAATATACAGTTGATTAGGACTAATGACCTCatgcaaaaacaaaatgacattttctatttgtctaaAATTCAttactactggggcgcctggtggctcagtcggtaagcgtccgacttcggctcaggtcatgatctcacggtccgggagttcaagccccgcgtcgggctctctgtgctgacagctcagagcctggagcctgcttcagattctgtgtctccctctctctctgaccctcccctgttcatgctctgtctctctctgtctcaaaaataaataaacattaaaaaataaaataaaataaaataaaataaaataaaataaaattcattactaCTCCCAAATTTAGAAGAACTGTCAGTTAAGCACAAAATTAAGACCTGAGAATTCAGATGGAAAAGGTCTACATCAAGCTCAGGTTTTAAGAggggaaaatgaatgaatcaagcctattctagaaaatattttcggggtgcctgggtgctcagtcagttaagtgtcccgacttcgggtcaggttatgatcttgtggttcatgggttggagccccgtgttgggctctgtgctgacagctcagaccctggagtctgcttcgaattctgtgtctccttctctctctctgcccctcccccactcacatgctctgtgtctgtctcttaaaagtaaataaaaatgttaaagaaaattttttttaacaaaatactttCTAACAGGGAACAAAAGCATAGAAACAATTTCAATTTTGATTTGGATAGTTAAGGAGTAAGGCAGAAAATGCTGGGAAGTTCTTGTTTCACATGCTGCTTAACTCCTATAATTGTAACTGCTGCTCCAATAATTCACGTACTATAATGAGGATATGTAATTACAAGTTTGTTTCTCAGGTATGGCAAAACTTGGATATTGGAAGATTGAAGTCTGTTATGTATTAACTTCGCAACCAACTATCACAGTCTACGTCGGTTATAGGTTTAAACTACAAAAATACTCAACTACCGTCCTTATGTACAATCCAACAGGCAAGAGAAGAGGATGTACATTGGTTGCTGATGGCTTCGCGGAAGGAGACAGATACTTGAAAGCTTCCTATTCAATTCTTGTATCTTTGAGGGGAAGAGCTTTTGGAACAAAATGGGGAATCTCCCACACAGCCATTCTCAGTCTGTCCTCGTACTCTCTTTGGCTTTCTTTGCAAGATGACAAAATGCCAATATTTGGTTATCAGCTGCTTCTTGGAGCCAAAGACTGCCCTGGACTTATCGGCCGCTCTTGAGTTTGTCATGGAAGTTTCAAGTATCAGCGTGGCCACCTTGATGAAACCATTGGATTAGTGGGGACTGTTCTTCTCAGAGAACACAAAGGCACTCAGTGATCACTTCTCTCACATTTAGCTTGGTGCTTGTGAGGTGAAGATATAGAACCATGTTTCT
This genomic stretch from Lynx canadensis isolate LIC74 chromosome D1, mLynCan4.pri.v2, whole genome shotgun sequence harbors:
- the MSANTD2 gene encoding myb/SANT-like DNA-binding domain-containing protein 2 isoform X3, which encodes MEEYSQEDWGNHSQDLHGYPTDQELDEIPVTKRTLKIKQESSEEAQKRDIMQNIVQILESVQLKWELFQSWTDFSRLHLSNKLAIFGIGYNTRWKEDIRYHYAEISSQVPLGKRLREYFNSEKPEGRIIMTRVQKMNWKNVYYKFLEITISEARCLELHMEIDWIPIAHSKPTGGNVVQYLLPGGIPKSPGLYAIGYEECIERPPSPHMERRSLDPGKEGRVDLESLSAPASLQVEIEPTRIIYCYLGIAEVRTLQQCLFLHFQANTKTFSKDWVGINGFLSQNCIVDPGVSPKSIYIKFVEVERDFLSAGSLVECLEKAIGYPLKFNN
- the MSANTD2 gene encoding myb/SANT-like DNA-binding domain-containing protein 2 isoform X2; protein product: MAAPCGSELPANSPLKIPKMEVLSPASPGGLSDGNPSLSDPSTPRGASPLGPGSATGSGAAASGGLGLGLGGRSAASSSVSFSPGGGGGGAAAAAAAACRGMSWTPAETNALIAVWGNERLVEARYQQLEGAGTVFGSKAPGPAMYERVSRALAELGYERTPSQCRERIKELESDGSTMEEYSQEDWGNHSQDLHGYPTDQELDEIPVTKRTLKIKQESSEEAQKRDIMQNIVQILESVQLKWELFQSWTDFSRLHLSNKLAIFGIGYNTRWKEDIRYHYAEISSQVPLGKRLREYFNSEKPEGRIIMTRVQKMNWKNVYYKFLEITISEARCLELHMEIDWIPIAHSKPTGGNVVQYLLPGGIPKSPGLYAIGYEECIERPPSPHMERRSLDPGKEGRVDLESLSAPASLQVEIEPTRIIYCYLGIAEVRTLQQCLFLHFQANTKTFSKDWVGINGFLSQNCIVDPGVSPKSIYIKFVEVERDFLSAGSLVECLEKAIGYPLKFNN
- the MSANTD2 gene encoding myb/SANT-like DNA-binding domain-containing protein 2 isoform X1, translating into MAAPCGSELPANSPLKIPKMEVLSPASPGGLSDGNPSLSDPSTPRGASPLGPGSATGSGAAASGGLGLGLGGRSAASSSVSFSPGGGGGGAAAAAAAACRGMSWTPAETNALIAVWGNERLVEARYQQLEGAGTVFGSKAPGPAMYERVSRALAELGYERTPSQCRERIKTLRRCYSRVKEHGVGKRKSSYTFEQLEQVFGQGGWDAQPCQPVLINSSGLYQELESDGSTMEEYSQEDWGNHSQDLHGYPTDQELDEIPVTKRTLKIKQESSEEAQKRDIMQNIVQILESVQLKWELFQSWTDFSRLHLSNKLAIFGIGYNTRWKEDIRYHYAEISSQVPLGKRLREYFNSEKPEGRIIMTRVQKMNWKNVYYKFLEITISEARCLELHMEIDWIPIAHSKPTGGNVVQYLLPGGIPKSPGLYAIGYEECIERPPSPHMERRSLDPGKEGRVDLESLSAPASLQVEIEPTRIIYCYLGIAEVRTLQQCLFLHFQANTKTFSKDWVGINGFLSQNCIVDPGVSPKSIYIKFVEVERDFLSAGSLVECLEKAIGYPLKFNN